The region TTCGAGAAAATTCCTGGGCGAGTTTGATTTGCCGTTCCGGGATATGGAAAGTGCGGTTGAATGGCTGGGGTTGCAATAATTCGGCTTGGGGCGGTTGCGATGAGGGATGGTGCCAAACTTTCGGCGATGCCGGTTTTTGCCGAAGTTGCGCTTTTGACTCTGGCTTGGCTCAAGGTTGTGCCAACGGTGAAGCATGTCCTTCGGGAACTTTATGCAATAATACGGTTTGCTGCCCTTCGGGTACTTGCGGTTATGGAGACGGCCTTGTTTTTGGTCGCCAATGCGTGGCTAGCGGCGAAATAAGAGAAAATCTTTGGGGCCGGCAGATATGCCGCAACGGGGTTTGGAAGACCTTGGTGGGCGGCTGGGGTTGTGATCTTTTTGGGGAGTGCGAATCCGGAAGTTGCCAAAAGATTGGCGGTTACCATTATTGCATATCTTCCTTGCCGTTTTCTTCCGCGTACACTTCAACCGCTTACAATACGGGAATGTATTGCCAGGGGACTTGCCGTACTTGCGCGTCAGAGGGCAATGTTTGCGGCAATATGAGCGATAATTGCGGCGGTACGATTTATTGCGGCGATTGTTCTTCCGGCCAAACTTGCGCTTCCGGCCAATGCGTTTCTAGTTGTGTCAATGATTGTTCTTCCAGCGGCGCCAAGCAATGCGGCGGCAACGGTGTCCAAACCTGCGGCAATTACGATGCCGACAGCTGTTTGGAATGGAGTGCGGCGGTTGCCTGTTCTTCGGGACAAATCTGTGCGTCCGGCCAATGCGTTTCTAGTTGTGTCAATGATTGTTCTTCCAGCGGCGCCAAGCAATGCGGCGGCAACGGTGTCCAAACCTGCGGCAATTACGATGCCGACAGCTGTTTGGAATGGAGCGCGGCGGTTGCCTGTTCTTCGGGACAAATCTGTGCGTCCGGCGTTTGCGTTGCCAGTAGCGACGATTGTACCGCCGAGTATTCCAAAAAATGTTATAACGGCAATGTTTATTGGTATGATTCTTGCGGAGTTCGCGGCGATGTTTACCAGAATTGCGGTAATAGCGGGTCGACCTCAAATTATCAATGCGGCGGTAATTGGCTTCAGCAGGAAACCGTTGTTAGAGATTGCGCCGCCGGCGCGTGCACTCAAGATTCATCATGGAATAATGTTCAGGATTGCGCTTTGAGCGGCAAGATATGTAAAAATGGCGTTTGTATTGCCGCCTGTGTCAATGATTGTTCTTCTAGCGGCGCCAAGCAATGCGGCGGCAACGGTGTCCAAACCTGCGGCAATTACGATGCCGACAGCTGTTTGGAATGGAGCGCGGCGGTTGCCTGTTCTTCGGGACAAATCTGTGCGTCCGGCGTTTGCGGCGTTAAAGACGCGCTTGCGCCTGTAATTTCAGGTTTGGCGCCTTCGGGGAAAGCATACAATTCCAGCGTGGTTTTGGTTGCGACCACCAACGAGGCCGCGGATTGCCGTTATAGCTGGTATGATAGAAGTTTTGACCAGATGACTTTACCGTTCAAAACTTCAAACAAGCTTTATCATTCGGCGCCGGTATCTTTGAGTTCTTACGGCAAGTACACTTATTATGTGCGTTGCAAAGACGCTTTCGGCAATGCCAATCAGATACCAAGCAAAATATCGTTTGATTATGTTTCGGCAACCGGTGCCGCCACTATTGCCGCGCCAAATATTCAAGCGTCTTCAACTGTTTCATCCACCGCGGGTCTCGCGGATAAAACTCCGGCGGCGATTTCCGGTCTGGCGCCATCGGGCGCCATCACCAATGCCACGACCGTTATTTCTTGCGTTACCGGCGAAAAAGCGACTTGCAGGTACGATATTGCCGATACGGATTACGATTCGATGGAAAATACGATGGATACCGCCGCCGGCGTTCATCAGAGCAAAACAATAACATTGTCCAGTCCCGGAAATTACAATTACTATGTCCGTTGCAAAGACGCGGCGGGCAACAAGAACGCCGATTCGGTTAAAATCAATTTTGATTACGCGCCAGCTTCAAAAGTTCCGCCGGTAGTTTCCGAATTGCAACCTGCCAGCCCGGTTTATCAGAAAAGCGTAATGCTGACGGCGGTTACCGATAAGGCGGCTCAATGCCGCTGGTCAACCCGGGATCAGGATTTTGACGCGATGCCGGGACAATTTTCGGCAACCGATGGCCAAAACCAGCAAGCGATAGTGGATTTAAACGATTACGGCCGATACGATTATTATGTGCGGTGCAAAGATGACGCGGGCGGCAAGGCCGCGGTTTCTTCGGTGATTAGTTTTGAATATAAAAATCCGGAGCTGGAAGCCGCGGTTTTAAATGAAGTCGCCATTCCCGCTCAACAAGAACCTGTCGCTTGCGGAAAACCGGTTGCCGGCGCCAGCGACGGCGCTTGCAGCGCCGCGGTTGATTGTGTTTGCGATCCGGACTGCTCGGCCGGCGGCGGCGATGATCCTGATTGCGCCGCCGCGGCTGATAATTCAAGCGCCGCCGGCAATTTGTTGATTATCGCTATTCCGGTTGTCCTGATCGTTGTTGTCGTCGCGTTGATCGCGGCGGTGAAAAAAAGACGCGGCGGGGAAGACGGCGGCGAAGAAAACTAAAAAAAGATCCGTGTTTTTCAGGCGTTTGTTTTTGCCATACCCTCTTGCGAATGAGAGTTTGAGGTTTATTCTTTTTATACCCCGTCGGCTTGCCGCGGGGGACAAAAAGAATGAGGATTCCAAAGGAAGCATCTTTTGGTTGATGGCGGGGTTAATACCCCGACATCAATGCATTTTTTATTTTTGGCGCTTGTTGGTTTAATATGGAGGGTATATGAATTTTATAATTGCCCATTTTAAGCGGTTTGATTGGATTATGGCTTTCGCGGCTGTTTTTTTGGCGTCGATCGGCCTGTTGTCGCTTTATAGCAGTTCGCTTCATTCCGGAGATTTTACCAATTTCAATAAACAGCTGGTCTTTTTGGGGATCGGATTCGTTCTGATGCTGGCAATGAGTTTTTTTGACTGGCGGATTTTTCGCGAAAATTCGGCGATTATTTTGGCGCTTTATTTTTTGTCGGTGGCGGCGCTGGCCGGGCTGTTTTTTTTCGGCTCGGACAACCGCGGCGTGCGGACTTGGTACGACCTTGGGTTGGTCACGCTTGATCCGATCGAGTTGTTGAAACCCGTACTTTTGATTTTGCTGGCGAAATATTTTTCCAGCCGCCATGTGGCGATGTACCAGATCCGCCATACTTTGCTTACCGGAGCGTACATAGCTTTGCCCGCGGCGTTGATATTTTTTCAGCCGAATCTTGGGCCGTGTTTGGTGATTCTCGGCCTTTGGGTCGGGATGCTGGCGATTTCAGGAATAAAGTTGCGCCATTTTTTATTGTTATTTTTGGTTTTTTTGGTCACTTTCGTCCTTGGTTGGATGTTTTTGATGAAAGATTATCAGAAAGCGCGGCTGATGAGTTTCTTTGTTCCGTACGATCCGTTGGGGGTGTCGTGGAGCCAGAACCAGACCAAAATCGCGGTGGGAACCGGCGGGTTGCTGGGCAAGGGTATCGGCGGAGGATCGCAAACCCAGTATGGTTTTCTGTCTGAACCGCAAACGGATTTTATTTTTGCCGCGATCAGCGAAGAATTCGGCATTGTCGGGATAACCGTGCTGTTGTTGCTGCTGTTGGCGTTGATATGGCGCGTTACGCGCGCGGCGGCGCGGGCGCGGGATAATTTTTTTCGGCTTTTCGCGGCCGGTTTTGCGACTTTGTTGCTGGTTGAGGCGGCAATTCATATTGGCGTGAATATCGGATTTTTACCGATTATCGGCCTGCCTTTGCCGCTGGTCAGCTATGGCGGTTCCAATCTCGTTGCCACTTTCGCGGCGCTGGGGATTGTTCAAGGAATAGTTTCTTGCTCCAAAACCGACATTGAAACGGAGAATCGATAAGCAACGGGTTTTCCACAGGCCGTCGGGTTGTGTTTGTCGCCGACAAAGAATATAATATCAATATCAGTGTTTTAAAAATACAATATGTTAAAAATTATTCCCAAAATCGTTGTTTATCTGGCTTTGTTTTTGATACCGTTGTTCACGCTGCCGTTCACGGGAGACGCGCTTGATTTTCAGAAACAGTTTTTGCTGTTCACTCTTACCGGCGCGGGAATTTTCTTTTGGATATGGAATGTTCTAAGCGAAAAGAAGCTGGATATCAATCTTAATCCTTTGCATTTTTTCGCGGCCGGTTCCGTGGTCGTGATCTTGATTTCGAGCATCTTTTCCTTATATAGTTACGGGAGTTTGTGGGGCGCGCCTTTGCCGGTGGCGGAAAGTTTTGTCACGGCGTTGAGTTTTATATTTTTATATTTTTTGATCGTCAACAATTTTAAAAAGATCGAAACATATAATTTAATCGCGGTTGCGACGATTTCGGCGACAATCGCGGCCATATACGGTATTTTGCAGGCGTGGGGGGTTTATTTGTTGCCGTTCTTGAGCTATACCAAAGAAGCCTCGTTCAATACGATCGGAACGGCCAACAGTCTGTCTCTTTACGCGGCGATAATCTTGGCGACGATTTTCCCGCTTTTGTTTGTCAAAAAAAATCCTTACCGGCGCTTAATGGCCGTTTGCACCGGATTTTTGTTTTTCGCGCTGGTGTTTTTCAACGGCGTTATCACTTACTTTTTCCCGGTAAAAGCCGGGAGCGGCGGCTATGAGCTTTCGTTGGCGCCGTGGATCGTGCTGGCGGTCAGCGGGTTGGCGACATTTGTTTTTTCCGTCAGCGATCAAAAATTTTTGACCAAAAATTCGCGCGCCAAGAGCGCTTCTTTCGCGGTGCTGTTTGTGGCGCTTTTGTTTCTTGTTTTCAATATTTTCGCCAAAGATATGGTTTTTGGAGTCCATGGATCGTCGATGAAGGCGATAAAAGCGCAAACGGCCGTGGAACTGGCGTTGGATTCGCGCGCCTCGACGGATATCGCGATCAATGTGTTAAAACAGTCTTCGCAGGTATTTTTTCTGGGGTCCGGTCCCGGAACTTTCATTTATGATTATGTAAAATTCAAACCCCAGGATTTAAACCAGGATAATTTCGCTTGGAATATAACTTTCTTTGCCGGGTCTTCCGAGATGATCAATCGGCTCGCGACCACCGGATTGCTGGGCATAGTCGCTTTGCTGTTGATCGTGGTGTTCTGGACCATAGAAGCATTCCGCACGCTGACCGGGGAAGACGATGACGAAGGATTGCCGCTGGCGGTTTTTGGCGGTTGGCTGGCGATTGTGGTGGCAATGTTTTTCTATCCGTTCAATTTCAGCTTGGCAATGCTTTTTTGGGTGTTTATGGCAATGATTATTGTGATGGACGAAGAAAAGATGGTGTCGTTGCCGTTAAAATCGGTGCGGATGAATTACGCGATAACTCTGACATTTGTCGCGATATTGGTGTTGGAGCTCGGATTGTTGGTTTGGACTTCAAGGCGCTATTACGCCGAAGCGGAATATCTGTCGGCGGTCAAAGCTTTGCAAAGCAACAACCTTGCCGGCGCCATCAAGAGTCTCGAATCGGCGGCCAATTCCACCGATCGCTTGCAGGACAATTATTTAACCGGATTATCGCAAATATATTTGGCGCAGGCGCGCGAAGAATTGAACAAGCAGGATGCCAAACCCGAGGACGCGATGAAAGCCGCTTCTCCCTATATCCAAACCGCGGTTAACGCGGCAATGTTAAGCACCGATACGGCCAATCCGAACAATTCGACTAATTGGGCGGCTCGGGGCTATATTTACCGCCAATTGGTCGGGATTAGCGACGGATTTGATATTTGGGCGATCAATATGTACCAAAAATCCATCAGTTTGGAACCGAACAATCCTTCGCTGTGGACCGAGCTCGGCCAGGTATACATATTGAAAAAAGATTTGGACAAAGCCAAAGACAGTTTTAACCGGGCTATAATCCTGCGTCCGCAATATATTGATCCTCATTACTACTTGGCGTTGATTCACGACCAGCAAAACAACAAAGAGGAGGCGATCAAAGAATTGGAAATCGTGGCTCAGCTTTTGCCCGCTACGGATCAAGCTTCGATCGATAATGTTTCCAAGGCCATTGAAAATTTGCGGCAAGGCAATTCGCTTGGCGGCCAGTCGGCCGATCAAACCGCGAACGGGTTTCAAGCGGAAACAATAGTCCCGCAGGACGGTTCGGATTCCGCTTCGACCACTAATCCTGGAGCCGCGGGCGAGTCTGAATTCGTTCCTTTTGCGCCTTCCGGCGATAATCCGGTACAGCCGTAACCCAATCGCTCGCAGGGGATAGGCCCTTGCCGGCGAATCGCGGATGCAAAATTAAAGGGGCCAATCTTCGCATTAACGAGGGATATTGAAATCAGATTTAGAAACCGCGCTAAAAGTGCGAAAATTAAGGAATCAAATGATTTCAATGATTCCCATCACCGGTGCGGGTTCATAGTGTGATGTGAATAGGCCCTTTAATTTTAGGTTTCGGCGAATGGCCACGCGACAAAATTGACAGATTTTGATTCATCTGCTAGAATTATAAGTTGTTGGAGCCCGATTGCGTCAGTTAATTAAATTTTCCGCCTTGATCGCAATTAATTCATAAATTTTGGACAAAAGCATACCCCGTAATTCAAGAGGGTATTTTTGCTTTTTTGTTGCGTCTTAGCCTCGTTTTTCTGTTTTTCAGTGGAATTTTAGTGAAAATTTAAAATTTAGAAATCAAAAATCAAAATGACAATGTAAAATTGAAAAATTATTCAATTCGATGATTCTCAATTTTAAAATGTAATTTTCAATTTTGATATTTTATTTTTTAATTTATTATTATGGCGGCGCTTAAAACAAAAAATTTCGGCAAAGCAAATGTATCGCTGCCTTTGCCGTATTTGCTCGTGCTTCAAAAAGAAAGCTGGGATATGTTCTGGGGAAACGATTTAAAAGAGCTTTTTACCGAGATTTCGCCCATTCGCGATTACACCGGCAAAGAGCTTGAGCTTTGGATCGAGGATTTTAAACTCGACGAAACCAAATATAAAAACGATCTTGAAGCGCGGATGAACAATGATTCCTATGAAGCGTCGATCCGGGTTAAGGTCAGGCTGGTTAATTTAAAAACCAAGGAATCCAAGACGCAGGAAATTTTTCTGTGCGATTTTCCGTTAATGACCGAAAGGGGAACCTTTATCGTCAATGGCGTGGAGCGCGTTTGCATTTCCCAGTTGATCCGTTCGGCGGGCGTGTTTTTTTCGGCGCAAAACATCGGCGGAAAAAACTTTTTTGGCACTAAAATTATTCCCAATCGCGGTTCCTGGCTGGAGTTGGAAACCGCCCATACCGGCTTTATCGGCGTGAAAATCGACCGCAAGCGCCGCGTTCCGGCGACGACTTTGTTGCGAGCCTTCGGCATTGACAACGACAACGCGATCAAAGAGCTTTTCGCCGATGTTAACAAAGGCGAGGTTGATTTTATCGAGGAAACCATTAAAAAAGATCCGACCCACAACCAGGCCGAGGCCTTGGTGGAAATATACCAGCGTTTGCGGCCCGGAGATCTGGCCACCGCCGACACGGCCAAGGAATTGATTTGGAATATGTTCTTTAATTTTGAACGGTATGACCTTTCCAAAGTGGGGCGCTGGAAGATGTGGAAGCGTCTGCCGCAACTCAAAGCCAAAGACAAAACCGGCGATAAAGTTGAAATGAAAGACCGGGTTTTAACCGTGGACGATATCGTCGCGGTGATCAAAGAAATTATTCGTTTGAACAACGATCCTTTGGCAAAACCCGACGAAATCGATCATTTGGGCAATCGCCGCGTGCGGACTTTGAATGAGCTTTTGGTTAACCGCCTGCGGTTGGGTTTTATGAGAATGGAGCGCATCATCAAAGACCGGATGTCGACTTTGGAAGTTGTCGATTTGTCGCCGATGCAGTTGATCAACCCCCGGCCGGTGATGGCGGTGATCAAGGAATTTTTTTCCAGTTCGCAATTATCGCAGTTTATGGACAACGAAAATCCGCTGTCGGAACTTGAACACAAACGCCGTCTGGCGGCAACCGGCCCGGGCGGTTTGACCCGCGAACGCGCGGGATTTGAAGTGCGCGATGTCCAGCCTTCGCATTACGGCCGCATTTGTCCGATCCAAACTCCGGAAGGCCCCAATGTGGGCTTGGTGGGCTATTTGGCGTCTTACACCAAGATCAATAATTTCGGTTTTCTGGAAACGCCGTATTATAAAGTTACCAAAGGCAGAGTGACCGATGAACTGGTATATATGACCGCGGACGAAGAAGAAAAATACAATATCGCCACCGCGATCGCGCCTTTGGACGAAAAGAACAATATCATTCCCAAAAAACTGGAAGCCAGAATGAAGGGCGAACCGGAAATTTGCGCCAAGGAAGATATTGATTATATTGATGTTTCGCCGCAGCAAATTCTTTCGGTGGGTACTTCGCTGATTCCGTTTTTACAGAACGACGATGCCAACCGCGCGTTGATGGGTTCTAATATGCAGCGGCAATCGACGCCGCTGGTTAAGCCCGATCCGCCGCTGGTGATGACTGGCAGCGAGGAAAGGATTGCCCATGATTCGGGCCATATTTTGTTGGCCGAGGGCGCGGGCGTGGTCACCGAAGTTGACGGCAGCCATATCACCGTCAAATACGATGACAAGGAACTGGGCGAAAAAACTTATTATTTGAGAACATTTTTGAGAACCAATCAATATACTTGTTTCCATCAGAGCGCGATTGCCAAAAAAGGCAAAAAAGTGAAAAAGGGCGAAGCGATGTGCGATGGCGGTTCGATTGTCAACGGCCATCTGGCTTTGGGCCACAATATTCTGGTGGCGTTCACTTCATGGCGCGGCGGAAATTTTGAAGACGCGATTTTGCTTTCGGAGAAATTGGTCGCCAACGACAAATTCACCACGATCCATATGGAGAATTTCGCCTGCGATGTGCGCGAAACCAAACTGGGTCCGGAAATGACCACCTATGATATCCCCAATGTCTCCGAGGAAAAACTTAAAGATTTGGACGAAGAAGGAGTGGTTCGTATCGGCGCCGAAGTCAAGCCCAATGATATTTTGGTGGGCAAGATTTCGCCCAAGGGCGAACAGGAGCTGACCGCCGAAGAGCGTTTGTTGCGCTCGATTTTCGGCGAGAAAGCCAAAGATGTAAAAGACACTTCGTTGATGATGGAACATGGCAAGCGCGGCCGCGTGGTGGGAGTTAAGGTGTTTTCGCGCGAACAGGGCCACAAGCTTGAGCCGGGCGTGATCAAAAGGATCGAAATTGAAATCGCGGAATTGAGAAAAGTGCGCGCGGGCGACAAGCTTGCCGGACGCCACGGGAACAAAGGCGTTATTTCGCGCGTTTTGCCGATAGAAGAAATGCCCTATTTGGAAGACGGCACGCCTGTGGATATGGTGTTAAATCCGATGGCGGTGGCGTCCCGTATGAATTTGGGACAGATTTTGGAAACGCATTTGGGTTACGCGGCGCATGAATTGGGTTATCACGCGGTTACGCCGTCGCTTTCCGGCGCCAAGGAATCCGATATCAAAGTGGAATTAAAAAAGGCCGGATTGTCCGAAGACGGCAAGGAAAAACTTTTTGACGGCCGGACCGGTTTGCAGTTTCCGGGAAAAATTACCGTTGGTTACATTTATATGATGAAACTTATCCACATGGTCGAGGATAAGATACATACCCGCAGTATTGGACCGTATTCGCTGATCACGCAGCAGCCTCTGGGAGGCAAAGCGCAGTTTGGCGGCCAGCGGTTCGGTGAGATGGAAGTGTGGGCTCTTGAAGGTTACGGCGCGGCATTTACCTTGCAGGAAATGCTGACGATCAAATCCGACGATATCGCTGGACGCGCGGCTACTTACGAGACCATTCTTCGGGGAGAAGAAATTAAACATCCAAACATACCGGCAGCGTTTAATCTTATGGTCAGCGAACTCAAATCGCTGGGGTTGAGCGTCGAGGTAAAAGAAAAACAATGCGAGTAGAAGACTTACAATCGATCCGAATTAAGCTGGCATCGCCCGAGGAGGTAATTTCCTGGTCGCATGGCGAGATTACCAAACCCGAAACCATCAATTACCGCACTCAGCGGCCGGAAAAGGATGGCTTGTTTTGCGAGAAGATTTTTGGTCCCGAGCGCGATTATGAGTGTTATTGCGGCAAATACAAACGAGTGCGCTATAAGGGCATAGTTTGCGATCGTTGCGGCGTTGAAGTTACCAAAAGCAGCGTTCGCCGCGACCGGATGGGCCATATCAAACTGGCTTGCCCGGTTTCGCATATCTGGTTTTTGAGGGGCGTGCCGTCGCGCATCGGACAGGTTTTGGATCTGCCCATGTTGCAGTTGGAAAAGGTGATCTATTTCGCGTCGTATGTGATTATCACCGTTGACGAAGAGGAAAAGAAAAGTATCGCCGCGCAGATTGAAGCGGAATTTAACGAAAAAACAAAAACCCAGAAAAAAATACTCGGTTTGGAAAATTCGCAAAACACGGCAAAAGACGATAAAGCCGCGCAAAAAGAACTTCAGGGGGCGCTGGAAGAATTGCGCGACGCCCGCGACCGGGCCAAATCCGAATTGAACAGCATTCAGTTTATGCGCGTGATTTCGGAAGCGGAATACCGCAATTTGTCGTTGAAATACGGCCAATGTTTTTCGGCCGGTACCGGCGCGGAAACCATTCGCAAACTTTGCGAGAAAGTCGATATCGACAAGACCATCGAGGTTTTGAAAAAGAAACTGGAAGAATCTTCGCCCGAAGAAAAACGCAAGATATATATCAGGTTGAAACTTTTGCAGGGGATACAGCAAGCCGGAATCCGTCCGGAATGGATGCTGATCACCGCGTTGCCGGTTTTACCCGCGGATTTGCGCCCGATCGTCCAACTGGATGGCGGCCGCTATGCCAGCTCGGATTTGAACGATCTTTACCGCCGCGTGATCAATCGCAACAACCGTTTGAAATATCTGCAGGAGATCGGCGCGCCCGAAGTGATCGTGCGCAACGAAAAAAGAATGTTGCAGGAAGCCGTGGATTCGCTGATCGATAACGGGATGAGAAAAGGCACCACGACGCAGGCAACCACCGGCGGCCGCAGGCTTTTGAAATCCTTGGCCGATATGCTGAAAGGCAAACAGGGCCGGTTCCGCCAGAATCTTTTGGGCAAGCGCGTGGATTATTCGGGCCGTTCGGTTATCGTGGTCGGGCCGCATTTGCGTTTGAACCAGGTGGGCATTCCCAAGAAAATGGCGCTGGAATTGTTTAAGCCTTTTGTCATCCGCCGCATTTTGGAAAAAGAAATGGCGTTTAATGTGCGCGGCGCGTCGCGTTTGATCGAGGCCGAGACCGACGAAATCTGGGCGATTTTGGAAGAAGTGGTAAAAAATAAATTGGTGTTGATCAACCGCGCGCCGACTTTGCATCGTTTGAGCATTCAGGCGTTCAATCCGGTTTTGATCGAGGGCGAAGCTTTGCAAATCCATCCGATGGTCTGCAAGGCGTTTAACGCTGATTTTGACGGCGATCAAATGGCGGTTCATCTGCCGTTGTCGGAGATGGCCCAAAAAGAAGCGCGCGAAAGGATGCTTTCGAGTTTGAATTTGCTCAAGCCCGCCAAAGGTACGCCCGTAGTCACGGTTTATCAGGATATGGTGCTGGGTTGTTATTGGCTGACCACCCAAGTGCCCGGCGCCAAAGGCGAAGGCAAAGTCTTTGCCACGCCCGGAGAAGCGATTTTATACTATGAATTTGGCGAAGTTGATTTGCGCGCCAAGATCAAAGTGCGCGACATCAAGCCGTCGGCGCCCGGGTTTATCGAGACCACCGCGGGCCGCATTATCTTTAACCAGACTTTGCCCGATGATTTCCGTTATGTGAATCAAATGGTGAAAGTTAAGGATTTGGAGAGCATTGCCGAAGATATCATTCGCAAATACGACACCGCGACCACCGAGGATACTTTGGATTTGATAAAGGAACTCGGTTTTGAATACTCAACCGTGTCCGGGATTTCATGGGGCATGGATGATTTGCATGTTCCGGTGGAAAAAGCCGGCATCGTCAAAGACGCGGAAAAGGAAGTGGAGAAAACCGAGGACTATTACGCCAAAGGCCTTCTTTCCCGCGATGAAAAGAAAAACAAGATCATCGATATCTGGTCAAAAGCCAAATCGACAATCGAGGCTTTGGTGCCGAAAACTTTGTCCAATACCAGCTCGGTATACCAAATGATCGACGCGGGCGCGCGCGGTTCATGGTCCCAGCCGGTACAAATGGCGGGTATGAAAGGTTTGGTGGTTGATCCTTCCGGCGATATTATCGAACTGCCGGTGAAGAATTCCTACAAAGAAGGTTTGGATGTGTTGGAATACTTTAATTCCACTCATGGCGCGCGCAAAGGCACGGTGGATACGGCATTGCGCACTTCAACCGCCGGCTATCTGACGCGGCGCTTGGTTGATGTGGCGCATGAAGCGATAATCTCCGAAAATGATTGCGGCGATACCGAAGGTTTTGATGTGCTTTTCCGCGACTCCGAAGAGATCGGCCAAAATTTTCTTTATAAAGTTGTCGGCCATGTTTCGATGGAGAATATCAAATCTTCCAAGACCAAGGAGATGATTGTCAAGGAAGGCGAATTGATCGATTGGGAAACCGGCCGCAAATTGATTGACGAGAATATCGAGAAGATTAAAGTACGCTCGCCTTTGTCGTGCAAATCAATTCATGGTCTTTGCCAGAAATGCTACGGTTGGGATTTGGGCAACAACAAGATGGTGCGTATGGGCGAAGCGGTTGGCATTATCGCGGCCCAGTCCATTGGCGAACCGGGAACTCAATTGACAATGAGAACATTTCATACCGGCGGCGTGGCTTCGGGCGCGGATATTACTTCGGGTCTTCCGCGCGTGGAAGAAATTTTTGAAGCGCGCATTCCCGGCGGCAAGGCCGAAATTTGTCCGGCGGACGGCACAGTTCTCGAGATAATCTCCGAAAAAGGACAAAATAAAATTATCAAGATCAAGATAAAATCCAAAGACGCGGCCAAGGATGCGAAAGAAACCAAAGCTTCCCGCGAAG is a window of Candidatus Nealsonbacteria bacterium DGGOD1a DNA encoding:
- a CDS encoding DNA-directed RNA polymerase subunit beta, encoding MAALKTKNFGKANVSLPLPYLLVLQKESWDMFWGNDLKELFTEISPIRDYTGKELELWIEDFKLDETKYKNDLEARMNNDSYEASIRVKVRLVNLKTKESKTQEIFLCDFPLMTERGTFIVNGVERVCISQLIRSAGVFFSAQNIGGKNFFGTKIIPNRGSWLELETAHTGFIGVKIDRKRRVPATTLLRAFGIDNDNAIKELFADVNKGEVDFIEETIKKDPTHNQAEALVEIYQRLRPGDLATADTAKELIWNMFFNFERYDLSKVGRWKMWKRLPQLKAKDKTGDKVEMKDRVLTVDDIVAVIKEIIRLNNDPLAKPDEIDHLGNRRVRTLNELLVNRLRLGFMRMERIIKDRMSTLEVVDLSPMQLINPRPVMAVIKEFFSSSQLSQFMDNENPLSELEHKRRLAATGPGGLTRERAGFEVRDVQPSHYGRICPIQTPEGPNVGLVGYLASYTKINNFGFLETPYYKVTKGRVTDELVYMTADEEEKYNIATAIAPLDEKNNIIPKKLEARMKGEPEICAKEDIDYIDVSPQQILSVGTSLIPFLQNDDANRALMGSNMQRQSTPLVKPDPPLVMTGSEERIAHDSGHILLAEGAGVVTEVDGSHITVKYDDKELGEKTYYLRTFLRTNQYTCFHQSAIAKKGKKVKKGEAMCDGGSIVNGHLALGHNILVAFTSWRGGNFEDAILLSEKLVANDKFTTIHMENFACDVRETKLGPEMTTYDIPNVSEEKLKDLDEEGVVRIGAEVKPNDILVGKISPKGEQELTAEERLLRSIFGEKAKDVKDTSLMMEHGKRGRVVGVKVFSREQGHKLEPGVIKRIEIEIAELRKVRAGDKLAGRHGNKGVISRVLPIEEMPYLEDGTPVDMVLNPMAVASRMNLGQILETHLGYAAHELGYHAVTPSLSGAKESDIKVELKKAGLSEDGKEKLFDGRTGLQFPGKITVGYIYMMKLIHMVEDKIHTRSIGPYSLITQQPLGGKAQFGGQRFGEMEVWALEGYGAAFTLQEMLTIKSDDIAGRAATYETILRGEEIKHPNIPAAFNLMVSELKSLGLSVEVKEKQCE
- a CDS encoding tetratricopeptide repeat protein; its protein translation is MLKIIPKIVVYLALFLIPLFTLPFTGDALDFQKQFLLFTLTGAGIFFWIWNVLSEKKLDINLNPLHFFAAGSVVVILISSIFSLYSYGSLWGAPLPVAESFVTALSFIFLYFLIVNNFKKIETYNLIAVATISATIAAIYGILQAWGVYLLPFLSYTKEASFNTIGTANSLSLYAAIILATIFPLLFVKKNPYRRLMAVCTGFLFFALVFFNGVITYFFPVKAGSGGYELSLAPWIVLAVSGLATFVFSVSDQKFLTKNSRAKSASFAVLFVALLFLVFNIFAKDMVFGVHGSSMKAIKAQTAVELALDSRASTDIAINVLKQSSQVFFLGSGPGTFIYDYVKFKPQDLNQDNFAWNITFFAGSSEMINRLATTGLLGIVALLLIVVFWTIEAFRTLTGEDDDEGLPLAVFGGWLAIVVAMFFYPFNFSLAMLFWVFMAMIIVMDEEKMVSLPLKSVRMNYAITLTFVAILVLELGLLVWTSRRYYAEAEYLSAVKALQSNNLAGAIKSLESAANSTDRLQDNYLTGLSQIYLAQAREELNKQDAKPEDAMKAASPYIQTAVNAAMLSTDTANPNNSTNWAARGYIYRQLVGISDGFDIWAINMYQKSISLEPNNPSLWTELGQVYILKKDLDKAKDSFNRAIILRPQYIDPHYYLALIHDQQNNKEEAIKELEIVAQLLPATDQASIDNVSKAIENLRQGNSLGGQSADQTANGFQAETIVPQDGSDSASTTNPGAAGESEFVPFAPSGDNPVQP
- a CDS encoding FtsW/RodA/SpoVE family cell cycle protein, which gives rise to MAFAAVFLASIGLLSLYSSSLHSGDFTNFNKQLVFLGIGFVLMLAMSFFDWRIFRENSAIILALYFLSVAALAGLFFFGSDNRGVRTWYDLGLVTLDPIELLKPVLLILLAKYFSSRHVAMYQIRHTLLTGAYIALPAALIFFQPNLGPCLVILGLWVGMLAISGIKLRHFLLLFLVFLVTFVLGWMFLMKDYQKARLMSFFVPYDPLGVSWSQNQTKIAVGTGGLLGKGIGGGSQTQYGFLSEPQTDFIFAAISEEFGIVGITVLLLLLLALIWRVTRAAARARDNFFRLFAAGFATLLLVEAAIHIGVNIGFLPIIGLPLPLVSYGGSNLVATFAALGIVQGIVSCSKTDIETENR